A window of the Helianthus annuus cultivar XRQ/B chromosome 4, HanXRQr2.0-SUNRISE, whole genome shotgun sequence genome harbors these coding sequences:
- the LOC118491584 gene encoding uncharacterized protein LOC118491584 gives MFRIRNFEYTFRAHGLPISVENFRRFYQLTVNTGFFSFTQRHGSLKLMTPPKGVTGWKKRFFYVKACAVYANMSFRNVDVGVSDEDIPVASAKTADWFSRLRPIELKKLDNDQLWILRMMLSRPDRKERPVLREQGGADAVGLWRMFEPDFKGQVELIAVELKKGFNLEILKNFRVPSKAVLEAPVPGDARGVLADLGKFEKRVPKKTVEKKTVKKTVRGRGKGSVEGSAAPSSVFEAAGSGAAAGGTGVVPPVVGEKRGPEQKAAGGGEPKRRRLQTRRAAPVQKKPAVAAESRDAGYSFFDIPASPPHTAAAGAGVLKEKVAPKEPAAPFAGPIRDPPLEKTVEGDDISNDPAACKEILGGLGTPFEVERARAAPRELRVNQLSSMLKG, from the exons ATGTTCCGAATTCGGAATTTTGAGTACACATTCCGTGCCCATGGCCTGCCCATTTCAGTGGAGAATTTCCGGCgtttctaccagttgacggtgaacaccggttttttctcgttCACTCAAAGGCATGGGAGtctgaagttgatgacaccccctaagggtgtgacaggctggaagaagaggttcttctacgtgaaagcctgtgcggtctatgctaACATGTCTTTCAGGAACGTCGATGTTGGAGTTTccgatgaagatattcctgttgcttcCGCAAAGACCGcggactggttctctaggctgcggcctattgaactcaagaagttggataatGACCAACTATGgatattgcggatgatgctctcTAGACCGGATAGGAAGGAAAGACCCGTGTTGCGGGAACAGGGTGGTG cggatgcggttggcttgtggaggatgtttgagcctgatttcaagggccaggttgaactgatcgcggttgagctgaagaaaggTTTCAACCTTGAAATTCTGAAGAACTTCCGCGTACCATCAAAAGCGGTGCTGGAAGCCCCGGTTccgggagacgcaagag GTgtccttgcggatttggggaagtttgagaaacGCGTCCCCAAAAAGACTGTGGAGAAGAAAACGGTAAAAAAGACCGTGCGGGGTCGTGGTAAGGGGAGTGTTGAAGGCTCAGCTGCCCCTTCTTCCGTTTTcgaagccgcag gtagtggtgcggccGCGGGTGGAACTGGTGtggttccccccgttgttggagagaaaagggggccagagcagaaagctgctggtggtggtgaaccgaaGAGGCGGAGACTGCAGACCAGGAGAGCTGCTCCGGTGCAGAAGAAACCTGcagttgctgctg aatcccgagatgcGGGGTATTCTTTTTTTGACATTCCTGCGTCTCCTCCGCACACTGCTGCCGCGGGGGCGGGTGTATTGAAGGAGAAGGTCGCGCCTAAGGAGCCTGCGGCCCCTTTTGCTGGGCCAATTCGTGATCCCCCtttggagaagacggtggag ggggatgatatctCAAATGACCCTGCGGCctgcaaggagattctgggtggtctgggcaccccttttgaagttGAGCGTGCCCGTGCCGCACCCCGAGAGCTGCGTGTAAACCAGCTCTCGTCAATGCTG